One Micromonospora craniellae genomic region harbors:
- a CDS encoding sporulation protein: protein MVFKKMLSAFGVGGPSVDTVLANPNTRPGLALDGQVNLLGGEAVASIEQIVIGLVTRVEVGEQAGVMEFHRQVVSGPLQLAAKQALSIPFQLPVPWETPITGLYGQRLHGMTMGLRTELAIARAVDKGDLDEINVHPLPVQERILEAFLQLGFRFKKADLERGMIQGVRQTLPFYQEIEFFAAPQYAQTVNELEVTFVANPHGVDVVLECDKRGGFLAPGQDVFGRYQVAHSDAERSDWVETVDGWIQETIGRFGALRAQGYGPQGYGAPGFGPPGYGAPQGYGPQGYGAPNKFGPPQRRGGVGMGGVVAGAALGAAGGMLAGHMIGNAFDGGEEEVTEAAGDFGGDFDGGGDFGGFEEF, encoded by the coding sequence ATGGTCTTCAAGAAGATGTTGAGCGCGTTCGGCGTGGGCGGTCCGAGTGTGGACACCGTCCTGGCCAACCCGAACACCAGGCCCGGGCTGGCCCTCGACGGTCAGGTGAACCTGCTCGGCGGGGAGGCGGTGGCGAGCATCGAGCAGATCGTGATCGGCCTGGTCACCCGGGTCGAGGTCGGTGAGCAGGCCGGGGTGATGGAGTTCCACCGGCAGGTCGTCAGCGGCCCGCTCCAGCTTGCCGCGAAGCAGGCGCTGTCCATCCCCTTCCAGCTTCCGGTGCCGTGGGAGACTCCCATCACCGGGCTGTACGGCCAGCGGCTGCACGGCATGACGATGGGTCTGCGTACCGAGCTGGCGATTGCCCGCGCGGTCGACAAGGGCGACCTGGACGAGATCAACGTGCACCCGCTGCCGGTGCAGGAGCGGATCCTGGAGGCGTTCCTCCAGCTCGGCTTCCGCTTCAAGAAGGCCGACCTGGAGCGCGGCATGATCCAGGGCGTACGCCAGACGCTGCCGTTCTACCAGGAGATCGAGTTCTTCGCCGCGCCTCAGTACGCGCAGACCGTCAACGAGCTCGAAGTGACGTTCGTGGCCAACCCGCACGGCGTGGACGTGGTGCTGGAGTGCGACAAGCGGGGCGGGTTCCTCGCACCGGGCCAGGATGTGTTCGGCCGGTACCAGGTGGCCCACTCCGACGCCGAGCGGTCCGACTGGGTGGAGACGGTCGACGGCTGGATCCAGGAGACGATCGGGCGGTTCGGCGCGTTGCGTGCCCAGGGGTACGGCCCCCAGGGCTACGGTGCGCCCGGTTTCGGCCCGCCGGGGTACGGCGCGCCGCAGGGCTACGGTCCGCAGGGTTACGGCGCCCCGAACAAGTTCGGCCCGCCGCAGCGGCGGGGCGGGGTCGGCATGGGCGGCGTGGTCGCCGGCGCGGCGCTCGGCGCGGCGGGCGGCATGCTCGCCGGTCACATGATCGGCAACGCCTTCGACGGTGGCGAGGAGGAGGTCACCGAGGCGGCCGGCGACTTCGGCGGTGACTTCGACGGCGGCGGTGACTTCGGCGGCTTCGAGGAGTTCTAG
- a CDS encoding HelD family protein, giving the protein MLYQRLDDLREQAAQRLTDQLRATGGTLQARSQRDSTVRMYAEQVEQFAAVENGLCFGRLDTDDDERHYIGRIGIFDTDGDHDPLLMDWRAPAARAFYLATAANPQGIRRRRHLRTRQRKVVALDDEVLDLNTASPTAHEELTGEASLLAALNAGRTGRMRDIVETIQAEQDRIIRSDLSGVLVVQGGPGTGKTAVALHRAAYLLYTHRRELSTRGVLLVGPNVTFLRYISQVLPALAETGVLLRTPGDLFPGVSARRAEPATTAALKGRSTMTEVLANAVRDRQEVPDEPVEIELPQQEVLVLGPATVRAARDRVRHSDRPHNLARALFDVEVIHALADQVAERIGADPLGGENLLEEADRAEIRRELREEPEITAALDELWPVLTPQRLLADLYASTDRIATAAPMLTADERAALHREPGGWTSADVPLLDEAAELLGEDDRAAAARRERIRAMEREYAEGVLEIARGSRSIDVEDEADGGEILGVTDLLDADRLLERQEEADRLTTAQRAAADRSWAFGHVIVDEAQELSPMAWRLLMRRCPSRSMTIVGDVAQTGALAGTPSWSEALAPYVADRWRLTELTVSYRTPAEIMEVAAGVLAEIDPTLRPPRAVRASGFPPGTRDVPADRLAAELIEVATDEAAGLTDGRLGVIVPAGRVDDLGTALTTALPEAAVGEQPDLENRVVVLTVAEAKGLEFDSVIVVDPDRIVAESPRGRSDLYVALTRATQRLTTLTPTA; this is encoded by the coding sequence ATGCTCTACCAGCGCCTCGACGACCTGCGGGAGCAGGCGGCACAGCGGCTGACCGACCAGTTGCGGGCGACGGGCGGCACATTGCAGGCCCGTTCCCAACGCGACAGCACGGTCCGCATGTACGCCGAACAGGTCGAGCAATTCGCGGCGGTGGAGAACGGCCTCTGCTTCGGTCGGCTCGACACCGACGACGACGAACGCCACTACATCGGCCGGATCGGCATCTTCGACACCGACGGCGACCACGACCCGCTGCTGATGGACTGGCGTGCCCCGGCCGCCCGCGCCTTCTACCTCGCCACCGCCGCCAACCCACAGGGCATCCGGCGGCGGCGACACCTGCGTACCCGACAGCGCAAGGTGGTCGCCCTCGACGACGAGGTGCTGGACCTGAACACCGCATCCCCCACCGCCCACGAGGAGCTGACCGGCGAGGCGTCGCTGCTGGCCGCGCTCAACGCCGGGCGTACCGGCCGGATGCGCGACATCGTCGAGACCATCCAGGCCGAACAGGACCGGATCATCCGATCCGACCTGTCCGGGGTGCTGGTGGTGCAGGGCGGCCCCGGCACCGGCAAGACCGCCGTGGCGCTGCACCGGGCCGCGTACCTGCTCTACACGCACCGCCGGGAACTCTCCACCCGGGGCGTGCTGCTGGTCGGCCCGAACGTCACCTTCCTGCGCTACATCTCGCAGGTGCTGCCCGCGCTGGCCGAGACCGGCGTGCTGCTGCGTACCCCGGGGGACCTCTTCCCCGGCGTCAGCGCCCGCCGCGCGGAGCCGGCCACCACCGCGGCCCTCAAGGGACGGTCGACGATGACCGAGGTGCTGGCCAACGCGGTCCGCGACCGGCAGGAGGTGCCCGACGAGCCGGTCGAGATCGAGCTGCCGCAGCAGGAGGTCCTGGTGCTCGGCCCGGCGACCGTCCGGGCCGCCCGGGACCGCGTCCGCCACAGCGACCGCCCGCACAACCTGGCCCGCGCCCTGTTCGACGTCGAGGTCATCCACGCCCTGGCCGACCAGGTCGCCGAACGCATCGGCGCCGACCCGCTGGGCGGGGAGAACCTGCTCGAAGAGGCCGACCGTGCCGAGATCCGCCGGGAGCTGCGCGAGGAACCGGAGATCACCGCCGCGCTGGACGAGCTGTGGCCGGTCCTCACCCCGCAACGCCTGCTCGCCGACCTGTACGCCTCGACCGACCGCATCGCCACCGCCGCGCCGATGCTCACCGCCGACGAACGGGCCGCCCTGCACCGCGAGCCCGGCGGCTGGACCTCGGCCGACGTGCCGCTGCTGGACGAGGCGGCGGAACTGCTCGGCGAGGACGACCGGGCCGCCGCCGCCCGCCGGGAACGCATCCGGGCCATGGAGCGCGAGTACGCCGAGGGCGTGCTGGAGATCGCCCGGGGCTCCCGCTCCATCGACGTCGAGGACGAGGCCGACGGCGGTGAGATCCTCGGCGTGACCGACCTGCTCGACGCCGACCGGCTGCTGGAACGGCAGGAGGAGGCCGACCGGCTGACCACCGCCCAGCGCGCCGCAGCCGACCGGTCGTGGGCGTTCGGCCACGTCATCGTCGACGAGGCGCAGGAACTCTCCCCGATGGCCTGGCGACTGCTGATGCGCCGGTGCCCGAGCCGCTCCATGACGATCGTCGGCGACGTGGCCCAGACCGGGGCCCTGGCCGGTACCCCGTCCTGGTCGGAGGCGCTGGCACCGTACGTGGCCGACCGGTGGCGACTGACCGAGCTGACCGTCAGCTACCGCACTCCCGCCGAGATCATGGAGGTCGCCGCCGGCGTACTCGCCGAGATCGACCCGACCCTGCGCCCACCCCGCGCCGTACGTGCCAGCGGCTTCCCGCCCGGCACGCGGGACGTACCGGCGGACCGGTTGGCGGCGGAGTTGATCGAGGTGGCCACCGACGAGGCGGCCGGGCTCACCGACGGACGGCTCGGGGTGATCGTCCCGGCCGGTCGCGTCGACGACCTCGGCACCGCCCTGACCACCGCGCTGCCCGAGGCGGCCGTCGGCGAGCAGCCCGACCTGGAGAACCGGGTCGTGGTGCTGACCGTCGCCGAGGCCAAGGGCCTGGAGTTCGACTCGGTGATCGTGGTCGACCCGGACCGCATCGTCGCCGAGTCGCCCCGTGGGCGCAGCGACCTCTACGTGGCCCTGACCCGCGCCACCCAACGCCTGACCACCCTCACCCCCACCGCGTAG
- a CDS encoding VOC family protein → MGIHRLNHAVLYVSDLERSVAFYRDVLGFRRVPMTPEGFRGAAFLQAPDSTNDHDLGLFEIGAGVGRSTAGRATVGLYHLAWEVDTLDDLAATARRLAGGGALVGTSDHGTTKSLYGQDPDGLEFEVVWLVPADRLDDAALDARTRIGRLDLAAEISRYGGDTRGGIGISVPAAASH, encoded by the coding sequence ATGGGAATCCATCGCCTCAACCACGCCGTCCTCTACGTCAGTGACCTGGAGCGCAGCGTCGCCTTCTACCGCGACGTGCTCGGCTTCCGCCGGGTGCCGATGACCCCGGAGGGGTTCCGGGGCGCCGCCTTCCTCCAGGCACCGGACTCCACCAACGACCACGACCTCGGCCTCTTCGAGATCGGCGCAGGAGTGGGCCGGTCGACCGCCGGTCGGGCCACCGTCGGTCTCTACCACCTCGCCTGGGAGGTGGACACCCTCGACGACCTGGCCGCCACCGCCCGCCGGCTGGCCGGGGGCGGCGCGCTGGTCGGCACCTCCGACCACGGCACCACCAAGAGCCTCTACGGCCAGGACCCGGACGGGCTGGAGTTCGAGGTGGTCTGGCTGGTGCCGGCCGACCGCCTGGACGACGCCGCGCTCGACGCCCGCACCCGGATCGGCCGCCTCGACCTGGCCGCCGAGATCAGCAGGTACGGCGGCGACACCCGGGGTGGCATCGGCATCTCCGTGCCGGCCGCCGCGTCGCACTGA
- a CDS encoding cellulase family glycosylhydrolase, which yields MRRLFGAVGAVLLATVAAVFAFGPSAHAATGFTVSGGKLYDANGNEFIMRGVNHAHTWYANQTSSFANIKALGANTVRVVLASGDRWTRNSADDVANVIQLCKTNRLICVLEVHDTTGYGEQSGAATLDQAVDYWLSIASVLNGQERYVIVNIGNEPYGNQNYSSWATDTSNAIRRLRTAGFAHTIMVDGPNWGQDWSFTMRDSAPTVFNADPARNTVFSIHMYGVFDTAAEISDYLGRFRSRGLPIVVGEFGHYHSDGDPDEDAILSYTQANGIGWLGWSWSGNSSEVGYLDMATSFNPNQLTSWGQRLFNGTNGIRQTAREASVFGATPPPTTPPPTTPPPTTPPPTTPPPTTPPPTTTPPPGAGCTATYSITGQWQGGFQGDVRVTAGSRAITGWTVRWTFTSGQSVSQSWNATVTSSGNAVTARNVSYNGQLGAGASTSFGFIGSWNGSNPAPAVTCTAS from the coding sequence ATGAGAAGACTTTTCGGGGCCGTCGGCGCCGTCCTGCTGGCGACCGTCGCCGCAGTGTTCGCCTTCGGCCCGTCGGCGCACGCCGCCACCGGGTTCACGGTCAGCGGCGGCAAACTCTACGACGCCAACGGCAACGAGTTCATCATGCGCGGCGTCAACCACGCGCACACCTGGTACGCGAACCAGACCAGCTCCTTCGCCAACATCAAGGCGCTCGGGGCGAACACCGTCCGGGTGGTGCTGGCCAGCGGTGACCGGTGGACCCGCAACAGCGCCGACGACGTGGCGAACGTGATCCAGCTCTGCAAGACCAACCGGCTGATCTGCGTCCTGGAGGTGCACGACACCACCGGTTACGGCGAGCAGAGCGGCGCCGCCACCCTGGACCAGGCGGTCGACTACTGGCTGAGCATCGCCAGCGTGCTCAACGGCCAGGAACGGTACGTGATCGTCAACATCGGCAACGAGCCCTACGGGAACCAGAACTACTCGTCCTGGGCCACCGACACGTCGAACGCGATCCGGCGGCTGCGTACCGCGGGCTTCGCGCACACCATCATGGTGGACGGCCCGAACTGGGGCCAGGACTGGTCCTTCACGATGCGGGACAGCGCGCCGACGGTGTTCAACGCCGACCCGGCCCGCAACACGGTCTTCTCGATCCACATGTACGGCGTCTTCGACACCGCCGCCGAGATCAGCGACTACCTGGGCCGGTTCCGCAGCCGGGGCCTGCCGATCGTGGTCGGCGAGTTCGGCCACTACCACTCCGACGGCGATCCCGACGAGGACGCCATCCTCTCCTACACGCAGGCCAACGGCATCGGCTGGTTGGGTTGGTCGTGGAGCGGCAACAGCAGCGAAGTGGGCTACCTCGACATGGCCACCTCGTTCAACCCCAACCAGCTGACCAGTTGGGGCCAGCGCCTGTTCAACGGCACCAACGGCATCCGGCAGACCGCCCGGGAGGCCAGCGTCTTCGGCGCCACGCCGCCGCCGACCACGCCGCCGCCGACCACGCCGCCGCCCACCACGCCTCCGCCGACGACCCCGCCGCCCACCACGCCTCCGCCGACGACCACCCCGCCGCCGGGTGCCGGCTGCACGGCGACGTACTCGATCACCGGGCAGTGGCAGGGCGGCTTCCAGGGCGACGTCCGGGTGACCGCCGGCAGCCGCGCCATCACGGGCTGGACGGTGCGCTGGACCTTCACCAGCGGCCAGTCGGTGAGCCAGTCCTGGAACGCCACGGTCACCAGCAGCGGCAACGCGGTGACCGCTCGCAACGTCTCCTACAACGGTCAGCTCGGGGCCGGCGCCAGCACCAGCTTCGGTTTCATCGGTAGCTGGAACGGCAGCAACCCGGCTCCTGCGGTGACCTGCACCGCGAGCTGA
- a CDS encoding tetratricopeptide repeat protein has product MPSGFGELTDQAHDLVSSGDLAGAQRLLADALTGADPRPANATPEMAEAAGLHARVLVALGEPHSARGWAAYAYAATTRLHGRSEPRTVAAAATLAAVLHRVGSCSRAARLYQEVIIELTASDGPESLRVLAAHADLATVEYARGQCQVARDRLQDAWELHREVYGDGQPSGIKMLARLGSMQRDCGQFTEAQDHLALARELARRHLAPDDPLTAQVASLSRAPANPGHVCADTPPVGAEDPVVPAARTPGDAPPSGDRPEGATAAARPTWSDHDTGDPPPNAPRADWDEPASATPPTWPTSTADDAATWAGTNDARGWPAAATDGRTWPTDAPGETIWPTDSAGDGAWPAGSGGTGGWSTGTAGSWPTAGDPPDARYAGEQHPAEGYHPSHGHQAGQPPAGTASPVPTPRQPVDGPAGPPQDWWTGQPTEPPSPDPAHPARPAPTPSAESSGAAVPPSVIGLTGPAPQAPGVYRLRRLEPERTGPSSRLLPVPVRRTPAAPPSRTPNRLVPIIGAGVVVVLLGAAAVIAGVSRVDGPGEPGSPTAGDAPSGVSTPSASPPDAPPVSPGAPPTGLSLRDNRDSVTLRWTYPAGAEGPVIISGGRNGQPMNPFADLPAGTDSFVVYGLNRSLDYCFTVAVAWSTDTVARSDEVCTERR; this is encoded by the coding sequence GTGCCCTCCGGCTTCGGTGAACTGACTGATCAGGCGCACGACCTGGTCTCCTCCGGCGACCTCGCCGGCGCTCAACGGCTCCTCGCCGACGCGTTGACCGGCGCCGACCCGCGCCCGGCCAACGCGACACCCGAGATGGCCGAGGCGGCCGGCCTGCACGCGCGGGTGCTGGTCGCCCTCGGCGAACCGCACTCGGCACGAGGCTGGGCCGCCTACGCGTACGCCGCCACCACCCGCCTGCACGGCCGTTCCGAGCCGCGTACGGTCGCTGCGGCGGCCACCCTCGCGGCGGTGCTGCACAGGGTGGGCAGCTGCTCCCGGGCCGCCCGGCTGTACCAGGAAGTGATCATCGAGCTGACCGCCTCGGACGGTCCGGAGTCCCTGCGGGTCCTCGCCGCACACGCCGACCTGGCCACCGTGGAGTACGCCCGTGGCCAGTGCCAGGTGGCCCGCGACCGCCTCCAGGACGCGTGGGAGCTGCACCGCGAGGTCTACGGCGACGGGCAGCCCAGCGGCATCAAGATGCTCGCCCGGCTCGGCTCGATGCAACGCGACTGCGGGCAGTTCACCGAGGCGCAGGACCACCTCGCGTTGGCCCGGGAACTCGCCCGCCGGCACCTCGCCCCGGACGACCCGCTGACCGCCCAGGTGGCGTCGCTGTCCCGGGCCCCGGCCAACCCCGGTCACGTCTGCGCCGACACCCCGCCGGTGGGCGCGGAAGACCCGGTCGTACCGGCCGCCCGGACACCGGGCGACGCCCCGCCCAGCGGCGACCGGCCGGAGGGCGCCACCGCCGCGGCCCGGCCCACCTGGTCCGACCACGACACCGGCGACCCGCCGCCGAACGCCCCCCGGGCCGACTGGGACGAGCCCGCGTCCGCGACTCCGCCGACCTGGCCCACGTCGACCGCCGACGACGCGGCGACGTGGGCCGGGACCAACGACGCGCGGGGCTGGCCCGCAGCGGCCACCGACGGGCGGACCTGGCCCACCGACGCTCCCGGCGAGACCATCTGGCCCACGGACAGCGCCGGAGACGGCGCGTGGCCGGCGGGAAGCGGCGGTACGGGCGGGTGGTCCACGGGCACCGCCGGGTCGTGGCCGACGGCGGGCGACCCGCCGGACGCCCGGTACGCCGGGGAGCAGCACCCGGCCGAGGGCTACCACCCGAGTCACGGCCACCAGGCTGGTCAGCCGCCCGCCGGGACGGCGTCGCCGGTGCCCACCCCACGGCAGCCGGTGGACGGCCCGGCCGGACCACCACAGGACTGGTGGACCGGGCAACCGACCGAGCCGCCCTCCCCCGATCCCGCCCACCCGGCCCGGCCCGCCCCGACGCCGTCGGCCGAGTCGAGCGGGGCGGCCGTACCGCCGAGCGTGATCGGCCTGACCGGTCCGGCACCGCAGGCACCCGGGGTGTACCGGCTACGCCGGCTGGAACCGGAACGCACCGGCCCGTCGTCCCGACTGCTCCCGGTGCCGGTACGCCGCACGCCGGCCGCGCCGCCGTCCCGCACGCCGAACCGGCTGGTGCCGATCATCGGGGCGGGCGTGGTGGTGGTGCTGCTCGGTGCCGCTGCGGTGATCGCCGGGGTGTCCCGGGTCGACGGCCCGGGCGAACCGGGCTCCCCCACCGCCGGGGACGCCCCGAGTGGTGTGTCGACCCCGTCCGCGTCGCCACCGGACGCACCGCCGGTCTCCCCCGGCGCCCCGCCCACCGGGCTCTCGCTGCGCGACAACCGGGACAGCGTCACCCTGCGCTGGACGTACCCCGCCGGGGCGGAAGGGCCTGTGATCATTTCGGGCGGCCGGAACGGACAGCCGATGAACCCCTTCGCCGACCTGCCCGCCGGGACCGACAGTTTCGTGGTCTACGGCCTCAACCGCAGCCTCGACTACTGCTTCACGGTCGCGGTCGCCTGGTCCACCGACACCGTCGCCCGATCCGACGAGGTCTGCACCGAACGCCGGTGA
- a CDS encoding MarR family winged helix-turn-helix transcriptional regulator, translated as MGVMTRWLDPDEQRTWRAFLTASRALMEALDRELQRDAGMPHAYYEILVRLSEAPERRLRMSDLADASGSSRSRLSHAVTRLEAAGWVRREHCPTDRRGQIALLTDDGFAALAAAAPGHVDGVRRHLFDALSPAQVDQLRRISEALADRLTRP; from the coding sequence ATGGGGGTCATGACCCGCTGGCTGGACCCGGACGAACAGCGCACCTGGCGAGCGTTCCTGACCGCCTCCCGCGCGTTGATGGAGGCGCTCGACCGCGAGCTGCAACGCGACGCCGGGATGCCGCACGCGTACTACGAGATCCTGGTCCGACTCTCCGAGGCCCCGGAGCGTCGGCTGCGGATGAGCGACCTCGCCGACGCCAGCGGCTCCTCCCGCAGCCGGCTCTCGCACGCGGTGACCCGCCTGGAGGCCGCCGGCTGGGTCCGTCGGGAGCACTGCCCGACCGACCGGCGAGGGCAGATCGCCCTGCTCACCGACGACGGCTTCGCCGCGCTGGCCGCCGCCGCGCCCGGCCACGTCGACGGGGTACGCCGCCACCTCTTCGACGCGCTCAGCCCCGCACAGGTCGACCAGTTGCGCCGGATCAGCGAGGCACTGGCCGATCGCCTGACCCGACCCTGA
- a CDS encoding RrF2 family transcriptional regulator has protein sequence MQISARGDYAVRATLSLAAAYPSLLSTQTISAEQDMPRKFLEAVLADLRRAGLVRAQRGAEGGYALARPPREVTIGAVLRAVEGPLAGVRGLRPEETSYDGVAQHLPGLWVAVRASLRRVVDEVSLADVVGGRLPAHVRRLTTAPDAWEPR, from the coding sequence GTGCAGATCTCCGCGCGCGGCGACTACGCGGTACGGGCGACGCTGAGCCTGGCCGCCGCGTACCCGTCACTGTTGTCCACCCAGACCATCTCCGCGGAGCAGGACATGCCTCGCAAATTCCTTGAGGCGGTCCTGGCCGACCTGCGCCGGGCCGGCCTGGTCCGCGCCCAGCGCGGCGCCGAGGGCGGGTACGCCCTGGCCCGGCCGCCCCGGGAGGTGACCATCGGGGCGGTGCTGCGCGCGGTGGAGGGGCCGCTGGCCGGCGTACGCGGGCTGCGCCCGGAGGAGACCAGCTACGACGGGGTGGCGCAGCACCTGCCCGGGTTGTGGGTGGCGGTGCGCGCCTCGCTGCGCCGGGTGGTCGACGAGGTGAGTCTGGCCGACGTGGTGGGTGGCCGACTGCCCGCCCACGTCCGTCGACTGACCACGGCGCCCGACGCCTGGGAACCCCGCTGA
- a CDS encoding DUF4236 domain-containing protein, which yields MGLMFRKRKKYGPLILNFTENGFSSWSIKIGRWSWNSRAKAHRVDLPGPLSWRQDKSRT from the coding sequence ATGGGTCTGATGTTCCGCAAACGCAAGAAGTACGGGCCGCTGATCCTGAACTTCACCGAGAACGGTTTCTCGTCCTGGAGCATCAAGATCGGTCGCTGGTCGTGGAACTCGCGGGCCAAGGCGCACCGCGTCGACCTGCCCGGCCCGCTCTCCTGGAGGCAGGACAAGTCCCGGACGTGA